The Arthrobacter sp. PM3 genome contains the following window.
GGTACGCGGCGATGGGGGAGCTGGTGGTGTTGTCCAGGCCGGAGAGCGGGCGCAGGCCGGGGTGCGCCCAGAGCCGCTCGGAGCGGGAGATGTCCGGGGTGGCCTCGTCGGTGACGCGTTCGGTGCCGAACTCGAAGAACCCGGCGTCGGCGTAGTGCACGAACGGAATGTCCAGGCCGTCGATCCAGGCCATCGGCTCGTCGGTGTCGTTGTGGTGGCCGTGGAAGTTCCATCCCGGGGTCAGCAGGAAGTCGCCGCGGGACATCCGCACCGGGTCGCCGTTGACGACCGTCCAGACGCCTTCGCCCTCGACGACGAAGCGGAACGCGTTCTGCGAGTGGCGGTGCTCGGGGGCCGTCTCGCGGGCACCAAGGTACTGGATCGCGGCCCACAGCGTGGGGGTGGCGTACGGCGTGTTCCCGAGCCCGGGGTTCGCGAGGGCGATGGCGCGGCGTTCCCCGCCGCGGCCCACCGGCACGAGGTCGCCGGCACGGGCCGCCAGCGGGTAGAGATCGTCCCAGCGCCACACGTGCGGGACGGCCTTCGGCGACGGGACCATCGGCATGAGGTCCGCGATCTCCGTCCACAGCGGGATCAGGTTCCCGGCGTCGAAGTCCCGGTACAGCTCCTCGAGCTGTGCGGCTTCCTCGGGCGTGGGTTCGGGCGCGATGTGCTGGGCCGCAACCGACTCGTGCGTGGTGTTATCGGCACTGATGGACACGGGGACCTCCTCGGTAGAAACGGAACTGTGCGTTGGCGTAGTCCGACTCTACGGAGGGGCCCGTGTGACCTCCAGCATATTCTGTCTGCCAGAATTAGCTCAGTCCGGCTCGGCAGGGTTCGCGGCGATGTCGATCTCCAGTTGGCGGCGGGTTTCGCGCAGGGCCGCCACCAGCCCGGCGTCGAACACCGCCCTGAACCGGATGGACGGCGCGGCGACGCTGAGCGCCCCCACCACCTGCCCTTGCCGGTTGTGGAGGGCCATGCCGAGGGCGCTGACGCCCTCTTCGGTTCCTTCAAAATTGGCGGCGAAGCCGTTCGCGCGGATGGACTCCAGCTCGCGGAGGAACGCCGGATACTCGCTGTCCGGGATGGTGTCGCCGCCGATCTCCGCGTTGCTGCTGCGGAACAGCTGCTCAAGGAGGGGCAGATCCAGCTCCGCCAGCATCGCCTTCCCCCCGGAGGTCCTGCTGGCCGGCATCACCGTGCCCTGGCGGTCGCCGACCCGCAGCACGTTGGTCCCCTCCACCGTGGCCAGGAACCGGACCTTCGTCCCGACCCGGATCATGAGGTTGACGGTCTCGTTGATCCGGGCCGAGAGCAGTTCCATGTGCGGCTGGGCGAGCGTGCGCAGCAGCTTGGTCCAGCTCAGGCCGGCCGGTCCCACGCCCATGGCCGGGCCCGGGACGTAGCGGCGGGTTTCGTCCTGCACGGCGAACCCCCGGTACACCAGCATGGCCAGGAGGCGGTGGGCGGTCGAGGGCGCCACGCCCAGTTCCGCCGCGGCGTCCTTGAGCCGCAGCGTGCCGGTGTCGCGCAGCAACTGCAGCAGCACCAGGGCGTTGTCCACCGCCTCGATGGAATAGGTGGGCCGCTTCTGCGCGGGCTTGCGGGCGGACACGGCTGCCGGTTTGTTCTGCACATCAGAATTATATTGGTGTTCTCCGGGCATCGCCATGACAGTAGTGGGATGAATCACACACCTTCCGCTGCAGCGCCGGAGCGGTCCGCGCCGGGCGTTCCCGGCCCCGCCACCGCTGACGGTCCTGCCTCACGGTTCTCCAAAGGCTCGGCACTGGCCGTCCTTGTCTGCTGGCTTCTGGTGGTCTTCGACGGCTACGACCTCATCGTCTACGGCACCGTCCAGTCGTCGCTGATCTCCGAAACCGGCTGGGGCCTGAACAAGGCCACCGCCGGAACGATCGGTTCCATGGCTTTCGTGGGGATGATGATCGGGGCGATCTTCGCCGGGCGCATGGCCGATTCCTGGGGCCGCCGCCGCACCATCCTGGGCTGCGCCATTGCCTTTTCGATTTTCACCATCCTCTGCGCCTTTGCCCCCAGCGCGCCCGTCTTCGGGGCCCTGCGGCTTCTGGCCGGCATCGGGCTCGGCGGCCTCGTGCCGTCGGCGAACGCGCTTGTGGCCGAACTCGTCACCGCGAAGTGGCGGTCCACGATCGCCACGTTGATGATGTCCGGCGTCCCGATTGGCGGATCCATCGCCGCGCTGGTCGGCATCCAGCTGATCCCCGCGTTCGGCTGGGAGTCCATGTTCCTGGTCGCGTCGGTTGCCCTGCTCGTCGTGGTGCCGCTCGGCGTGAAATACCTTCCGGAGACGCTGGCGCCGGCCGGCGCAGCGGACAGGACCGTCCGGACACCGGCCGGAAACGGGCAACCGGCCAGCGAGCCTGCCGGTTTCTCCTCCCTGCTCCGGGCCCCGTACCTGGGGGTGAGTGTGTTGTTCGCCCTGGCGACGATTGCGACGCTCTTCGCCTGGTACGGCCTGGGCACCTGGCTGCCGAACCTCATGCAGCTGGCCGGCTACAACCTGGGATCCGCCCTGACGTTCGCCCTGGCCCTCAACCTGGGCGCGGTGGCCGGCTCGGTCATCACGGCCTGGGCGGGCACCCGCTTCGGTCCCATCCCCACCGGGATCGCTGCGGCCGCCGTCGCCGCCGGTGCCCTCGTGGTCCTGGTGACCGGACCGCCCGTGGGCGTCGTCTACTTCATGCTGGTCCTCGCCGGCGTGGGCACCCACGGCACGCAGTGCCTCATTATCGCTGCGGTCGCGAGCCACTATCCCGGGCACCTGCGCGGCACCGCGCTGGGCTGGGCGCTGGGGACGGGCCGCATCGGCGCCGTCGCCGCACCCCAGGTCGGCGGGCTCCTGCTCGCCTCCGGGCTGGGCGTCACTTCGAATTTCCTCGCCTTCGCCGGTGCAGCGGTCATCGCCGCGGTCCTGCTGGCCGCCGTCGGGCTCAACCTCAAATCAAAAATCTCACCCTCATCTACAGGAGCAAGCAATGTCTGAGTACGCCCCGTCCACCAACGATGTCCGGTCCACCGATGTCCTCGTCGTCGGGGGCGGCATGGCCGGGCTGGCCGGGGCGCTTGCCCTGCGCGAGAACGGCGCCAACGTCACCCTCGTGGAGCGGGCACCCGAATTCGGCGAGGTCGGCGCGGGCCTGCAGATGGCCCCCAATGCCTCCCGCGTCCTGAAGCGCTGGGGCCTGCTGGAAAAGGCGCTGGAGATCGGCGTCCAGCCCGGGCACCTGGTCTTCCGCGACGCCGTCACCGGCGAGGAGCTCACCCGCCAGAGCCTTGGCGGGGAATTCGAGGAACGCTACGGTGCGCCCTACGTCGTGATCCACCGCAGCGACCTGCACCGGGTCCTGCTCGAAGGCTGCGAAGCTGCCGGGGTCACGCTCGTCAACGACGTCATGGTCGAGACCGTGGAAACCGTCAACGGCCGCGGCGTGGTCCACACCGCAGCCGGCGTGGACTATGAGGCCGACGTCGTGGTCGGTGCCGACGGCCTGAAGTCCACCCTGCGGCCGCTGGTGTCCGACGACGAGCCCGTCTCGTCCGCGTACGTGGCCTACCGGGGCACCGTGCCGATCACCGAAAACACGCCCAAGGCCGACCTCGAGGACGTGATCGTCTACCTCGGACCCGACTGCCACCTGGTCCAGTACCCGCTGCGCAAGGGCGAGCTGCTGAACACCGTGGCCGTGTTCAAGTCCGCCTCGTTCGAGCGCGGCGAAGAGCAGTACGGCGGCGTCGACGAACTGGAGGCCGCGTACAAGGACTGCGTCCCCGCCGTCCGGGAGGCCCTGAAGAACCTGGCCACCGGCATCCGCTGGCCCATGTACGACCGCAACCCGATCGAAAACTGGGTCGCCGGCCGGATGGTCCTCATGGGCGACGCCGCCCACCCGATGCTCCAGTACCTCGCCCAGGGCGCCTGCCAGGCGCTCGAGGACGCCGCCGTGCTGCAGGACGTGACCAACGGCACCGTCTTCACCGCGGACGGCGTAAACCCGGAAGCCTGGGACGGTGCGCTCCGGGAGTTCAACACCATCCGGGCCGGCCGCACCGCCCGGGTCCAGCGCACGGCCCGCATCTGGGGCGAGTCCTGGCACGTGTCCGGACTGGCCCGGACACTGCGCAACCTGCTGTTCAAGAGCCGGAAGGACAACGACTTCCAGTACAACGACTGGCTGTACGGCCAGGACGGCGACGGCGTGCCGGCCGCACACAGCGAGGCGGCCCGGCTGGTGCTTCCCGCCTAGCCTCTGTGACCGGACCGCGCGGCCCTGAAATTGCCGGCCATCTGCCAGGTGGCCGGCAATTTAGGGTCTTCCGGCACGTTTTGCCCTGCCGTCTTTCCCACGTACCATCGATAAGGTTTCAAGCTGCTTTAGCGGCCACTGGACGTTCATCGGATGGGTATCCGATGATGTTAGTGGCCATGCGGCACCGGGGAAGTGGAACTGCTGACCGTGGACACTCTAGATTGGGCAACAGGTGGAAATCACCGCAATGGTTGCGCTAGTGATATTGCTGGCGCTGTTCTTCGACTTCACCAACGGATTTCATGACACGGCGAACGCCATGGCTACCCCCATCGCGACCGGTGCCATTAAACCGAAGACAGCAGTCGCCCTCGCGGCGGTGCTTAACCTTGTGGGCGCGTTCCTCTCCACGGAAGTGGCCAAAACCGTTTCCGGCGGCATCATCAAGGAAGGCTCGGACGGGGTCCAGATCACCCCGGACATCATTTTCGCCGGTCTCATGGGTGCCATTCTCTGGAACATGATCACCTGGCTGAAGGGGCTGCCGTCCAGCTCCTCCCACGCCCTGTTCGGCGGCCTGATCGGCGCCGCGATCGTCGGTATCGGGATCCACTCCATCAACTTCGAGTCGATCCTCCAGAAGGTCATCCTTCCCGCCGTTTTCGCCCCCATCATCGCCGGCGGCGCCGCCTACATCTGCACGCGGCTGGCGTACGCGCTGACGTCCCGCCATGACCCGGAAACAGGAGACAAGCTGACGCAGAAGCGCGGCGGCTTCCGCAACGGCCAGGTCTTCAGTTCCAGCCTCGTCGCGCTCGCCCACGGCACCAACGACGCCCAGAAGACCATGGGCATCATCACCCTGGTCCTGATCTCCGCCGGACTGCAGGCGGCCGGCTCCGGCCCGCAGTGGTGGGTCATCACCACCTGCGCCTTCGCCATCGCGATCGGCACCTACGCCGGCGGGTGGCGGATCATCCGCACCATGGGCGCGGGCCTCACCGAAGTGAAGCCCGCCCAGGGCTTCTCCGCGGAGACCAGCACAGCCACCGCCATCCTGGCCTCGTCCCACCTCGGCTTCGCCCTCTCCACCACCCAGGTTGCCTCCGGCTCCGTGATCGGCTCCGGGATGGGGCGCCGCGGCACCACCGTGAAGTGGGGACTGGCCGGACGGATTGCTGTCGGCTGGCTCTTCACGC
Protein-coding sequences here:
- a CDS encoding cupin domain-containing protein; the encoded protein is MSISADNTTHESVAAQHIAPEPTPEEAAQLEELYRDFDAGNLIPLWTEIADLMPMVPSPKAVPHVWRWDDLYPLAARAGDLVPVGRGGERRAIALANPGLGNTPYATPTLWAAIQYLGARETAPEHRHSQNAFRFVVEGEGVWTVVNGDPVRMSRGDFLLTPGWNFHGHHNDTDEPMAWIDGLDIPFVHYADAGFFEFGTERVTDEATPDISRSERLWAHPGLRPLSGLDNTTSSPIAAYRWEYTDRALREQLLLEDEGHPATVSQGHAAVRYTNPTTGGDVMPTIRAEFHRLRAGASTEAVREVGSSVWQVFEGSGSVVLDGETKALAKGDLFVVPSWAAWSLQAETEFDLFRFSDAPIFERLNFNRTYIEGRTK
- a CDS encoding IclR family transcriptional regulator, whose product is MQNKPAAVSARKPAQKRPTYSIEAVDNALVLLQLLRDTGTLRLKDAAAELGVAPSTAHRLLAMLVYRGFAVQDETRRYVPGPAMGVGPAGLSWTKLLRTLAQPHMELLSARINETVNLMIRVGTKVRFLATVEGTNVLRVGDRQGTVMPASRTSGGKAMLAELDLPLLEQLFRSSNAEIGGDTIPDSEYPAFLRELESIRANGFAANFEGTEEGVSALGMALHNRQGQVVGALSVAAPSIRFRAVFDAGLVAALRETRRQLEIDIAANPAEPD
- a CDS encoding aromatic acid/H+ symport family MFS transporter, giving the protein MNHTPSAAAPERSAPGVPGPATADGPASRFSKGSALAVLVCWLLVVFDGYDLIVYGTVQSSLISETGWGLNKATAGTIGSMAFVGMMIGAIFAGRMADSWGRRRTILGCAIAFSIFTILCAFAPSAPVFGALRLLAGIGLGGLVPSANALVAELVTAKWRSTIATLMMSGVPIGGSIAALVGIQLIPAFGWESMFLVASVALLVVVPLGVKYLPETLAPAGAADRTVRTPAGNGQPASEPAGFSSLLRAPYLGVSVLFALATIATLFAWYGLGTWLPNLMQLAGYNLGSALTFALALNLGAVAGSVITAWAGTRFGPIPTGIAAAAVAAGALVVLVTGPPVGVVYFMLVLAGVGTHGTQCLIIAAVASHYPGHLRGTALGWALGTGRIGAVAAPQVGGLLLASGLGVTSNFLAFAGAAVIAAVLLAAVGLNLKSKISPSSTGASNV
- a CDS encoding FAD-dependent oxidoreductase, translated to MSEYAPSTNDVRSTDVLVVGGGMAGLAGALALRENGANVTLVERAPEFGEVGAGLQMAPNASRVLKRWGLLEKALEIGVQPGHLVFRDAVTGEELTRQSLGGEFEERYGAPYVVIHRSDLHRVLLEGCEAAGVTLVNDVMVETVETVNGRGVVHTAAGVDYEADVVVGADGLKSTLRPLVSDDEPVSSAYVAYRGTVPITENTPKADLEDVIVYLGPDCHLVQYPLRKGELLNTVAVFKSASFERGEEQYGGVDELEAAYKDCVPAVREALKNLATGIRWPMYDRNPIENWVAGRMVLMGDAAHPMLQYLAQGACQALEDAAVLQDVTNGTVFTADGVNPEAWDGALREFNTIRAGRTARVQRTARIWGESWHVSGLARTLRNLLFKSRKDNDFQYNDWLYGQDGDGVPAAHSEAARLVLPA
- a CDS encoding inorganic phosphate transporter, giving the protein MEITAMVALVILLALFFDFTNGFHDTANAMATPIATGAIKPKTAVALAAVLNLVGAFLSTEVAKTVSGGIIKEGSDGVQITPDIIFAGLMGAILWNMITWLKGLPSSSSHALFGGLIGAAIVGIGIHSINFESILQKVILPAVFAPIIAGGAAYICTRLAYALTSRHDPETGDKLTQKRGGFRNGQVFSSSLVALAHGTNDAQKTMGIITLVLISAGLQAAGSGPQWWVITTCAFAIAIGTYAGGWRIIRTMGAGLTEVKPAQGFSAETSTATAILASSHLGFALSTTQVASGSVIGSGMGRRGTTVKWGLAGRIAVGWLFTLPAAGIVGALTALLVQTGVIGVVIAAVAGTAAVVYMFVHSRKSHVGHHNAVQIEEVGQAVQFRKKKKSAAKAMNNGGTKR